Proteins co-encoded in one Scatophagus argus isolate fScaArg1 chromosome 11, fScaArg1.pri, whole genome shotgun sequence genomic window:
- the grb14 gene encoding growth factor receptor-bound protein 14 isoform X2 — protein MNFHARRITLPAITPLCLQKRVIKVYNEDNTSRAVEVPSDITARDICQLFVLKNHCIDDHSWTLFEHLSHLGIERTIEDHESVMEVLSGWGMDSDSRLYFRKNYAKYEFFRKPLDFFPDHMVSISSETNGMVDHSQLIQTFLNSSTCPEIHGHLHAKEQSRKSWKKFYFVLRRSGLYFSNKGTSKEPRHLQFVADFSDSDVYTVLSAKKLHGAPTDYGFCVKSTKCSSARDLKLLCADDEQTRTCWITAMRLLKYGMQLYQNFIQPHQKQKASPMRSISENSLVAMDFSGQKSRVIENPSEALSVAVEEGLSWRKKSCHRLSGHGSPSTSQSSVSNIGLHLTQSWFHGKMSRDEAQRLITQQGLIDGVFLLRDSQSNPKTFVLSLCHMQKIKHFQILPMDDEGDVFYSLDDGHTRFTDLIQLVEFYQLNRGVLPCKLKHHCARITL, from the exons GTAATCAAAGTTTATAATGAAGATAATACTAGCAGAGCAGTAGAGGTTCCCAGTGATATTACTGCCCGGGACATATGCCAGCTGTTTGTCTTGAAGAACCACTGCATTGATGACCACAGCTGGACTCTTTTTGAACACCTCTCCCACCTGGGAATAG AAAGAACCATTGAAGACCATGAATCTGTTATGGAGGTGCTGTCAGGCTGGGGGATGGACTCAGACAGCCGACTGTATTTTAGGAAGAATTATGCTAAATATGAGTTCTTCAGGAAACCACTG GACTTTTTCCCAGATCACATGGTCTCCATATCCAGTGAAACCAATGGGATGGTGGATCATTCTCAGCTTATACAG ACCTTTCTCAACTCCAGCACCTGTCCAGAGATACATGGACACCTCCATGCCAAAGAACAAAGCAGGAAGTCTTGGAAGAAGTTTTACTTTGTGCTGCGGAGGTCGGGGCTTTATTTCTCCAACAAGGGAACTTCCAAG GAACCAAGACATCTCCAGTTCGTTGCTGACTTTAGTGACAGTGATGTCTATACAGTGTTGTCAGCCAAAAAACTACATGGAGCACCTACAGATTACGGCTTCTGTGTCAAG TCCACAAAGTGTAGTTCAGCCCGGGACTTGAAGCTGCTTTGTGCGGATGATGAGCAGACCAGGACCTGCTGGATTACAGCCATGCGCTTGTTAAAG TATGGGATGCAGCTGTACCAAAACTTCATTCAGCCACACCAGAAGCAAAAAGCTTCACCTATG AGAAGCATCTCGGAGAATTCACTGGTGGCCATGGACTTTTCCGGACAAAAGAGCCGAGTGATCGAGAACCCATCTGAGGCGCTGTCCGTGGCCGTGGAGGAAGGCCTGTCATGGAGG AAGAAAAGCTGTCACCGTCTGAGCGGCCACGGGAGCCCCTCCACATCACAGAGCTCAGTGTCAAATATTG GCCTACACTTAACTCAGTCCTGGTTCCACGGCAAAATGTCTCGGGATGAGGCTCAGCGGCTCATCACTCAACAGGGTCTTATCGATGG agtATTTCTTCTGAGGGACAGCCAAAGCAACCCTAAGACATTTGTACTGTCACTGTGCCACATGcagaaaatcaaacactttCAGATCTTACCT ATGGATGATGAAGGGGACGTATTCTACAGTCTGGATGATGGTCACACACGGTTCACTGACTTGATCCAGTTGGTGGAGTTTTACCAGCTAAATCGTGGCGTGTTGCCCTGCAAGCTCAAACACCACTGTGCCCGAATCACTCTGTGA